The following proteins are encoded in a genomic region of Notolabrus celidotus isolate fNotCel1 chromosome 19, fNotCel1.pri, whole genome shotgun sequence:
- the tbca gene encoding tubulin-specific chaperone A, with the protein MADPRIRQIRIKTGIVKRLAKEKISYKTEAKQQEAKVERLKTEGEDEYVIKKQMEVLQESRMMIPDCQRRLAIAHADLLQLLETEEDLNESEEFKEARNILDSVKLEG; encoded by the exons ATGGCAGACCCGAGAATACGGCAGATCAGGATAAAGACTGGCATCGTGAAGAG GCTGGCCAAAGAGAAGATCTCGTACAAGACCGAGGCGAAGCAGCAGGAGGCGAAGGTGGAGCGCCTGAAAACTGAGGGAGAAGACGAGTATGTCATCAAGAAGCAG ATGGAGGTCTTGCAGGAGTCCAGAATGATGATCCCAGACTGCCAACGCCGTCTGGCCATCGCACACGCAGATCTGCTCCAGTTATTA GAAACAGAAGAGGATTTAAACGAATCAGAGGAGTTCAAAGAGGCTCGAAACATATTGGACTCAGTGAAGCTTGAAGGATga